The proteins below come from a single Pleuronectes platessa chromosome 1, fPlePla1.1, whole genome shotgun sequence genomic window:
- the LOC128439408 gene encoding homeodomain-interacting protein kinase 2, translating to MAATLTAQDNQVVPGSLLTSGPSYYEMQSFLGQGTFGKVVKCKRLDDNKTVAIKMIELRACNVKVVNQEVAALKKLRSLESFYLVQWYQSFFDRGHICLEFEHLDKSLLDFMRQRCFRPLSLIEVRPIVQQIAHALNHLKAAGIVHADLKLDNVMLVDQLREPFRVKVIDFGLAFDVSAAKLGSHIQTLPYR from the exons ATGGCTGCCACGCTAACTGCCCAGGACAACCAGGTGGTTCCAGGAAGCCTGCTAACCTCCGGCCCCTCTTACTACGAGATGCAGTCTTTTCTCGGACAGGGCACATTCGGAAAAGTGGTTAAGTGCAAGAGACTGGACGACAACAAGACTGTGGCCATCAAAATGATTGAACTGCGGGCCTGTAATGTTAAAGTTGTAAATCAAGAG GTGGCTGCTCTGAAGAAATTGAGATCGTTGGAATCGTTCTACCTTGTCCAGTGGTACCAGTCATTCTTTGACCGAGGACACATTTGCCTGGAGTTTGAACACCTGGACAAAAGTCTCCTTGATTTCATGAGGCAACGATGTTTCAGACCTCTCTCCTTGATAGAGGTCAGACCGATTGTCCAGCAG ATTGCCCATGCGCTCAACCACCTGAAGGCTGCAGGGATTGTCCACGCAGACCTTAAGTTGGACAACGTCATGTTGGTCGATCAGCTACGGGAGCCCTTCAGGGTCAAAGTGATCGACTTCGGACTGGCGTTTGACGTGTCAGCTGCCAAGTTGGGTTCCCACATTCAGACCCTTCCATACCGGTGA